A portion of the Gemmatimonas sp. genome contains these proteins:
- a CDS encoding trypsin-like peptidase domain-containing protein, giving the protein MTPRPTLVALLALALVGCEGANPSRSEAQSRTLPPAPPLPAGSVPAASVATSRRTAITTAVERVAPAVVTVQTETVERVPVDFFEYFMGGRSGERRNAGIGSGFVVRADGVIVTNAHVIAGASRVSVAMRDGTTYDATVVGTDESNDLAVVRIKARNLPVAPLGRSSELIVGEWTIAIGNPFGFVLGNNEPSVSVGVVSAVGRNLAGRGEGGGAYIDMIQTDAAINPGNSGGPLVNASGEVIGVNSSIYSPSGGSVGLGFAIPIDRTKRIVEDLLEHGAVRQPWVGIRLQTPQASSARDVAKAGAVVARVVPGSPAEKAGVRMGDQVVGAGTRPVRNPFDWEARLLDLRVGEALPITVRRGGRDVRLTVQVADAPEVTAQKVTVLRELQLITLTDAIRQERGIAASAGALVYRISDRIRDEIGLQEGDVIAQVGQTRIGSAEAASSAFDRYGARGPVFVVFERNRQYFQTSFYLR; this is encoded by the coding sequence CCGGCTGGCTCCGTTCCGGCGGCCTCCGTAGCCACCTCCCGTCGTACTGCCATCACCACCGCTGTCGAGCGTGTGGCCCCTGCCGTCGTGACGGTACAGACGGAAACGGTGGAGCGGGTGCCGGTCGACTTCTTCGAGTACTTCATGGGGGGGCGCTCGGGGGAGCGGCGCAACGCAGGGATCGGCTCGGGCTTCGTGGTGCGTGCCGATGGCGTGATCGTGACCAATGCCCATGTGATCGCGGGCGCGTCCCGCGTCTCGGTGGCGATGCGCGACGGGACCACCTACGACGCCACGGTGGTAGGCACCGACGAGTCGAACGACCTTGCGGTGGTGCGAATCAAGGCGCGGAACCTGCCGGTGGCGCCACTCGGCCGGTCATCGGAGCTCATTGTGGGCGAATGGACGATCGCCATCGGCAATCCGTTCGGATTCGTGCTGGGCAACAATGAGCCGAGTGTCTCGGTTGGCGTGGTGAGCGCGGTGGGTCGCAATCTTGCCGGGCGTGGCGAGGGGGGAGGCGCGTACATCGACATGATCCAGACGGACGCCGCCATCAACCCGGGCAACTCCGGGGGACCGCTTGTAAATGCGTCGGGGGAAGTGATCGGTGTCAACAGTTCGATCTACTCCCCCAGCGGCGGCTCGGTAGGCCTGGGATTCGCCATCCCCATCGATCGCACGAAGCGCATCGTTGAGGACCTCCTGGAGCATGGCGCGGTCCGGCAGCCATGGGTCGGGATCCGGCTGCAAACGCCACAGGCGAGCAGCGCACGCGATGTGGCCAAGGCCGGCGCGGTGGTGGCGCGTGTCGTTCCCGGCTCGCCGGCAGAAAAGGCGGGGGTGCGGATGGGCGATCAGGTGGTGGGTGCGGGAACGCGCCCCGTTCGCAATCCCTTCGATTGGGAGGCGCGGCTGCTCGACCTGCGAGTGGGCGAGGCACTGCCCATTACCGTGCGCCGCGGCGGCCGCGATGTGCGTCTCACCGTGCAGGTGGCTGACGCGCCCGAGGTAACGGCCCAGAAGGTCACAGTCCTCCGGGAACTGCAACTCATCACTCTTACCGATGCCATCCGTCAGGAGCGCGGCATCGCCGCCTCCGCCGGGGCGCTCGTGTACCGCATTTCCGATCGCATCCGAGACGAGATCGGGCTGCAGGAAGGAGATGTGATCGCGCAGGTGGGGCAAACGCGCATCGGCTCCGCCGAGGCCGCCTCCAGTGCCTTCGATCGCTACGGTGCCCGCGGGCCGGTGTTCGTCGTATTCGAGCGCAATCGTCAGTACTTCCAGACGTCGTTCTACCTCCGCTGA